A genomic window from Bubalus bubalis isolate 160015118507 breed Murrah chromosome 13, NDDB_SH_1, whole genome shotgun sequence includes:
- the AMER2 gene encoding APC membrane recruitment protein 2, which produces METGGRGAAVSGGRAAAGGCGRKARAAAGTLAVEMDLHCDRAAEPPAAEPPSGKINKAAFKLFKKRKPGGAMPSIFGVKHKGDGKGAGPAGLVRSRTHDGLAEALALEGGRREEPRAGGGDGARPGPAAPRAAPGGAGPAAGGSVAKSHSFFSLLRKNGRPESGGAEQADAGKAGGRQKRGLRGLLGGVRWRRKDRRPQDSAPAGRAGAPGGLARPGSLTASLECVKEEAPAAARQPEPAGCGDIIADPEDEAGPGCAKHAPGPGQPGPATKPPGVVAYQGGGEEMASPAEADDSYLQEFWDMLSQTEDQGEGPQGGAAPAAAAASDAQVAPETPKEARCAEVTKDASSVKRRRLHRVPTELPPKEEPKHPDKEPQEGVPNSDEGYWDSPTPRPEEDGGARKTGLPRDSDSGDALHEPCAAEPDRSPAALPAAPTASEETSCSSRLKPVSPVTITCPLRTPGSLLKDSKIPVSIKHLANLPSSHPVVHQPPARSELPRTKIPVSKVLVRRVSSRGLAGTTLRAAACHDSAKKL; this is translated from the exons ATGGAGACGGGCGGGCGCGGCGCGGCTGTCAGCGGCGGGCGCGCGGCCGCGGGGGGCTGCGGGAGGAAGGCGCGGGCCGCGGCCGGGACCCTCGCGGTAGAGATGGACTTGCATTGTGATCGCGCCGCCGAGCCGCCGGCCGCCGAGCCGCCGTCGGGGAAGATCAACAAGGCCGCCTTTAAACTGTTCAAGAAGAGGAAGCCGGGCGGCGCGATGCCCAGCATCTTCGGGGTCAAACACAAAGGGGACGGCAAGGGCGCGGGGCCGGCGGGGCTGGTGCGCAGCCGGACGCACGACGGGCTGGCCGAGGCTCTGGCGCTGGAGGGCGGCCGCCGCGAGGAGCCGCGCGCGGGCGGCGGGGACGGGGCGCGGCCGGGCCCCGCGGCCCCCCGGGCGGCCCCGGGAGGCGCGGGCCCGGCGGCCGGCGGCTCGGTGGCCAAGTCTCACAGCTTCTTCTCGCTCCTGCGGAAGAACGGGCGGCCCGAGAGCGGCGGGGCGGAGCAGGCCGATGCGGGCAAGGCCGGTGGCAGACAAAAGCGGGGGCTGCGGGGGCTCCTGGGCGGCGTGCGCTGGCGCAGGAAGGACCGGCGGCCCCAGGACTCGGCGCCGGCGGGGCGCGCGGGGGCTCCGGGCGGCCTGGCGCGGCCGGGCTCGCTCACCGCCAGCCTGGAGTGCGTCAAGGAGGAGGCGCCCGCGGCCGCACGCCAGCCGGAGCCAGCAG GCTGCGGAGATATTATCGCAGACCCCGAGGACGAGGCCGGGCCCGGCTGTGCCAAGCACGCCCCCGGGCCGGGCCAGCCGGGCCCCGCCACAAAGCCGCCGGGCGTGGTGGCCTACCAGGGAGGCGGGGAGGAGATGGCGAGCCCGGCCGAGGCGGACGACTCGTACCTGCAGGAGTTCTGGGACATGCTGTCCCAGACCGAGGACCAGGGAGAGGGGCCCCAGGGAGGAGCggccccggcggcggcggcggcttcCGACGCGCAGGTGGCTCCAGAGACCCCCAAAGAAGCCAGGTGTGCGGAAGTGACCAAGGACGCGTCCTCGGTCAAGCGCCGGAGGCTTCACCGGGTCCCCACGGAGCTCCCCCCGAAGGAAGAGCCCAAGCACCCGGACAAGGAGCCGCAGGAAGGCGTCCCCAACAGCGACGAGGGCTACTGggattcccccacccccaggccggAGGAGGACGGCGGCGCGAGGAAGACGGGCCTCCCCAGGGACAGCGACAGCGGCGACGCGCTCCACGAGCCCTGCGCCGCCGAGCCGGATCGAAGCCCCGCGGCCCTGCCCGCCGCCCCCACTGCCAGCGAGGAGACATCCTGCTCGTCCCGGTTAAAGCCCGTGTCTCCGGTCACCATCACCTGCCCCCTGCGAACGCCGGGGAGCCTGCTGAAGGACTCCAAGATCCCGGTCAGCATCAAGCATCTGGCAAACCTGCCATCCAGCCACCCGGTGGTGCACCAGCCACCAGCCAGGAGCGAGCTGCCCAGAACCAAAATCCCGGTGTCCAAGGTGCTGGTCCGCCGGGTCAGCAGCCGGGGCTTGGCTGGGACCACCCTCCGGGCCGCGGCGTGCCACGATAGTGCCAAAAAGTTGTGA